One Deinococcus roseus DNA segment encodes these proteins:
- a CDS encoding M48 family metalloprotease, with protein MTHRLSQAQWNTQHPIQDFPGLQSHHYEHPDDRRLLSTARNVKGFDTMFKALSGAMFERQGYLMDLANHIRVGPFQHPQLYRVFQETVRALDIPEPELFISNRPGINAYATGSNKPYVVLHADLLHVMSSREIQWVIAHELGHIKSGHVLYQSMMQVLTSGAINLIPGIGILFQQGLQQALMLGLMHWSRVAEFTADRAAALVTGSPELGVQTLLKLAGGWVDPDHFNLEAFMKQGEEFSSISDTFSGKVYNLMSGVLEMTHPYPVIRAKALQEWHQSSTYQGLVRQEHLQGLDQHYRLYPHPGAKCEKCSAFVADQHEQCPNCQHPRASQTLHMSLPDEIKCTCHHCQKTNSRYQVYCFHCGEKIQDHLFKTVKPQESTEVSREAGSVTPRASKAQYSTSKLTGGLGNLVNQSLKGNEQLVLESETNMGIGLAFTTERILVVKAGLVAAGGFGKTVQHSFYYDDIEDLHLKRGKPLPKPGQDPNTIKELLVFAVQQKNKSLPTNLFVDVPLLEQTSILIVQNDTQFNSLKGFLNHFQWKTAPQAERPPTTPESTPDLMMLLRMLDSGKISQEQFEALSSRLQA; from the coding sequence ATGACCCACCGACTCTCCCAGGCCCAATGGAACACCCAGCATCCCATTCAGGACTTTCCAGGCCTGCAATCCCACCACTACGAGCACCCAGATGACCGCCGACTGCTCAGCACCGCACGCAACGTCAAAGGGTTTGACACGATGTTCAAGGCCCTTTCAGGAGCCATGTTCGAACGTCAGGGGTACCTGATGGATCTGGCCAATCACATCCGGGTGGGTCCCTTCCAGCATCCGCAACTGTATCGGGTGTTCCAGGAAACCGTCAGGGCCCTGGACATTCCTGAACCTGAGCTCTTCATCAGCAACAGACCCGGCATCAACGCTTACGCCACAGGAAGCAACAAGCCTTACGTGGTGTTGCACGCCGATCTGCTGCACGTCATGAGCAGCCGTGAAATCCAGTGGGTGATTGCTCACGAGCTTGGTCACATCAAAAGCGGACATGTGCTCTACCAGTCCATGATGCAGGTTCTGACCTCCGGTGCCATCAACCTCATTCCTGGGATCGGCATCCTGTTCCAGCAGGGATTGCAGCAGGCCCTGATGCTGGGACTCATGCACTGGTCCAGGGTGGCCGAATTCACCGCAGACCGGGCCGCTGCCCTGGTGACCGGTTCGCCTGAACTCGGAGTCCAGACCCTGCTCAAACTCGCTGGTGGCTGGGTGGACCCGGACCATTTCAACCTGGAAGCCTTCATGAAGCAGGGAGAGGAGTTCAGCAGCATCAGTGACACCTTCAGTGGCAAGGTCTACAACCTGATGTCTGGGGTGCTGGAAATGACCCACCCTTACCCGGTGATCCGTGCCAAAGCCCTGCAGGAGTGGCATCAGTCCAGCACCTACCAGGGTCTGGTGCGGCAGGAGCATCTTCAGGGCCTCGACCAGCACTACCGGCTCTACCCCCATCCGGGTGCCAAGTGTGAAAAATGCAGTGCTTTTGTGGCCGACCAGCATGAGCAGTGCCCCAACTGCCAGCACCCCAGGGCCAGCCAGACCCTCCACATGTCCTTGCCCGATGAAATCAAGTGCACCTGCCACCACTGCCAGAAGACCAACAGCCGCTATCAGGTCTACTGCTTCCACTGCGGGGAGAAAATTCAGGACCACCTGTTCAAAACCGTCAAACCCCAGGAATCCACCGAAGTCAGCCGTGAAGCGGGCAGTGTCACCCCCAGAGCCTCAAAGGCCCAGTACAGCACCAGCAAACTGACCGGAGGGCTGGGAAACCTGGTGAACCAGTCCCTCAAAGGCAACGAACAACTGGTCCTGGAATCCGAAACCAACATGGGCATCGGTCTGGCCTTCACAACCGAACGCATCCTGGTGGTCAAAGCCGGGCTGGTGGCTGCAGGTGGATTTGGGAAAACGGTACAGCACTCGTTTTACTACGATGACATCGAGGATCTTCATTTGAAACGCGGCAAACCCCTGCCAAAGCCAGGACAGGACCCCAACACCATCAAAGAACTGCTGGTCTTCGCGGTTCAACAAAAAAACAAGAGCCTGCCCACCAACCTTTTTGTGGATGTACCTTTGCTGGAACAGACCAGCATCCTGATCGTGCAAAACGACACTCAGTTCAACAGTCTGAAAGGCTTTCTGAATCACTTCCAGTGGAAAACTGCACCTCAGGCAGAGCGACCCCCCACAACCCCAGAATCAACACCTGATCTGATGATGCTGCTGCGCATGCTGGACAGCGGAAAA
- a CDS encoding Tn3 family transposase: MLSNYHFLCGRYLNRYTRRSATVYQHHQRIREHYGYQDFHDPRVQAPFQKFLRSRSYLTAEPLTSLFDLATGWLIGERVQLPAVTTMVRLIASIKEEADEKLYQDIVQDLGEVQIHQLRNILHVQESTHSTPYDELRRAPTRDSAGGMVMALNRVKGIRESVPFPLTLPPGLPLRRVKMLANYGLNSKSKYLLRMPTVRGTAILRLSLNQLEKEAVDDCLEIFDQIMAKVLGKLEREYVQDRLKNLPSLDQASQTMKKILALLLDESITSLEDLKLAAFKIASKERLTEVLEAVTLLTQTQEDRKLEDIQRRYSYVRHFLPLMMTTIPFQATSSGKKVLEAWQALGRLEGRKKVDLREVPTDLLDRQWKSKLKNEDGTLNRAAYTLGVLEHLWESLSKREIFVETSVRYTDPTAKLLSPADWEKQRIEVCQSLNLSPDADTFISGISEDLHLHYLFVAGRVKKNASLVLQDSEDQKSVRPHLEKLDAFIEPDSLKWLRAEVKKLLPKVDLPELLLEVHSWTGFLSMFTHISEGNSRVTDLLISICAVLTSEACNIGFEPVSHQSHPALTKDRLSWVNQNYVRVETISEANARLVNFQKDIPLAQEWGGLASVDGLRFKVPVRSIHARANPKYFGHGSGVTWLNYVSDYGTGFHGIVIPGTMRDSLFVLDGLLEQNTELQPKRITSDTHGYSDIVFGLYRLLGYQFSPRLADLTDQRFWRVDREADYGALNKLARHKVNTELIREHWDEILRVVGSLTSRTVKASEILRVLQRKGKPNKLGRAIGEIGRMAKSIHLLQYLDDESYRREIREQLNLHESRHALAREVFHGKRGELRQAYKAGQEDQLGALGLVVNAICLWNTKYTGVALKHLEEQGVTVLKEDVERLSPFMREHINLLGRYHFEVPEVVKQGLLRPLMIEEDDFE; the protein is encoded by the coding sequence ATGCTGAGCAATTACCATTTTTTATGTGGGAGATACTTAAACCGGTACACCCGCAGGTCCGCCACGGTGTACCAGCACCACCAGCGCATCCGGGAGCATTATGGGTACCAGGATTTTCACGACCCCAGGGTGCAAGCCCCGTTCCAGAAGTTCCTGAGGTCCAGGTCTTATTTAACCGCAGAACCCCTGACCAGCCTGTTCGACCTGGCCACCGGCTGGCTGATCGGTGAGCGGGTGCAACTTCCGGCTGTCACAACAATGGTGAGACTCATTGCTTCTATCAAAGAAGAAGCCGATGAAAAGCTCTATCAGGACATTGTGCAGGACCTCGGGGAAGTCCAAATTCATCAGTTAAGGAACATCCTCCACGTCCAGGAAAGCACCCACAGCACCCCTTATGATGAACTGCGCCGGGCACCCACTCGGGATTCAGCGGGTGGCATGGTGATGGCCCTGAATCGGGTAAAAGGCATTCGGGAATCCGTGCCTTTTCCACTGACCCTGCCACCCGGCCTTCCCCTCAGACGTGTGAAAATGCTGGCCAATTACGGACTGAATTCCAAAAGCAAATACCTGCTCAGGATGCCCACGGTGCGGGGTACGGCGATTTTGCGACTCTCCCTGAACCAGCTGGAGAAAGAGGCCGTGGATGACTGTCTGGAAATCTTCGATCAAATCATGGCCAAAGTGCTGGGGAAGTTGGAGCGCGAATATGTTCAGGACCGGCTGAAGAACCTGCCCAGCCTGGACCAAGCGTCCCAGACCATGAAAAAGATCCTGGCTCTCTTGCTGGATGAGTCCATCACCAGCCTGGAGGATCTCAAGCTGGCGGCCTTCAAAATCGCTTCCAAAGAGCGCCTGACAGAAGTTCTTGAAGCGGTCACGTTGCTGACCCAGACGCAGGAAGACCGCAAACTGGAGGACATCCAGCGTCGGTACAGTTATGTCCGGCACTTTTTACCCCTGATGATGACCACCATCCCTTTTCAGGCCACCAGCAGTGGAAAGAAAGTGCTGGAAGCGTGGCAGGCCCTGGGCAGACTGGAAGGCCGCAAAAAAGTGGACCTTAGAGAAGTGCCCACGGACCTGCTGGACCGCCAGTGGAAAAGCAAACTGAAAAACGAAGATGGGACGCTGAACCGTGCAGCCTACACCCTGGGGGTGTTGGAACACCTGTGGGAATCCCTCTCCAAACGAGAAATCTTCGTGGAAACCAGTGTGCGTTACACCGATCCAACGGCAAAACTCCTGTCTCCAGCAGACTGGGAGAAACAGCGCATCGAGGTGTGTCAGAGCCTAAATCTCAGCCCAGATGCAGACACCTTCATTTCGGGCATCAGTGAAGACCTGCACTTGCACTATTTGTTTGTGGCGGGACGGGTGAAGAAAAACGCCAGCCTGGTCCTGCAGGACTCCGAGGACCAGAAGTCGGTGAGGCCCCACCTGGAGAAGCTGGATGCTTTCATTGAACCAGATTCCCTGAAATGGCTCAGGGCTGAAGTCAAAAAACTGCTGCCAAAGGTGGACCTGCCAGAACTCCTCTTGGAGGTGCATTCCTGGACGGGTTTTCTGTCGATGTTTACGCACATCAGCGAAGGGAACAGCCGGGTAACCGACCTGCTCATCTCCATCTGTGCAGTTTTGACCTCCGAGGCCTGCAACATTGGGTTTGAGCCGGTCAGCCACCAGAGCCATCCAGCGTTAACCAAAGACCGCCTATCGTGGGTCAATCAGAATTATGTGCGTGTGGAGACCATTTCAGAGGCAAATGCCCGTCTGGTGAACTTCCAGAAGGACATCCCACTCGCCCAGGAATGGGGTGGGCTCGCTTCAGTGGATGGCCTGCGTTTTAAAGTGCCCGTGAGAAGCATCCATGCCAGAGCCAACCCCAAGTATTTTGGGCATGGCAGTGGGGTCACCTGGCTAAACTACGTCTCAGACTATGGAACTGGGTTTCACGGGATCGTGATTCCAGGGACCATGCGGGACTCTTTGTTTGTGCTGGACGGGCTGTTAGAACAAAACACCGAACTACAACCCAAAAGGATCACCTCAGATACCCACGGATATTCGGACATCGTGTTTGGCCTGTACCGCCTCTTGGGGTACCAGTTTTCCCCGAGACTGGCAGACTTAACCGACCAGCGGTTCTGGCGGGTGGACCGGGAAGCAGACTATGGGGCTCTGAACAAGCTGGCCCGACACAAGGTCAACACCGAGCTCATTCGGGAACACTGGGATGAAATCTTGCGTGTGGTGGGCTCTCTGACCAGTCGCACAGTCAAGGCCTCTGAAATCCTCCGGGTGCTGCAGAGGAAAGGCAAGCCGAACAAACTGGGACGGGCCATTGGGGAAATTGGTCGGATGGCCAAATCCATTCACCTGCTGCAGTACCTGGACGATGAAAGCTACCGTCGGGAGATCCGGGAACAACTGAACCTGCATGAGTCCCGCCACGCCCTGGCCAGGGAGGTGTTCCATGGCAAGAGAGGCGAACTTCGCCAAGCCTACAAGGCTGGGCAAGAAGACCAGTTGGGTGCATTGGGGCTGGTGGTGAATGCAATTTGCCTGTGGAACACCAAATACACCGGTGTGGCCTTAAAGCACCTGGAGGAACAGGGGGTCACGGTACTGAAGGAGGATGTGGAGCGGCTGTCCCCGTTCATGCGGGAGCACATCAATTTGCTGGGTCGGTACCACTTTGAGGTACCCGAGGTAGTGAAGCAGGGGTTGCTGAGGCCACTCATGATCGAGGAGGATGATTTTGAATGA
- a CDS encoding TetR/AcrR family transcriptional regulator, with product MPEAPIPQRRPRKDVIRNRNLLLETARRHFQQHGVNTSLEAIARDAGVGPATFYRHFPSREALLAEVLQFHSAELQGRQQHLLGLTNPLEALREWLLALEDYLSVFHGLPEPLVAAARLCEQNHPLTHPCEQLMETTSTFLQSAQHAGQVRQEVQGRDLFLATAAIAWIRGNGSTDPLAVMGLRSLIEHGYHPQEATPQN from the coding sequence ATGCCAGAAGCCCCCATCCCTCAACGCCGACCCCGCAAAGATGTGATCCGCAACCGCAACCTCCTGCTGGAAACGGCCAGACGTCACTTCCAGCAGCACGGGGTGAACACCTCACTGGAAGCCATTGCCAGAGACGCCGGGGTGGGACCCGCCACCTTCTACCGGCATTTCCCCAGCCGTGAAGCCCTGCTGGCCGAAGTGCTGCAGTTCCACTCCGCAGAGTTGCAGGGCCGTCAGCAACACCTTCTGGGCCTCACCAACCCACTTGAAGCCCTGCGTGAGTGGCTGCTGGCCCTGGAAGACTACCTGAGTGTGTTTCATGGCCTTCCCGAACCCCTGGTGGCCGCGGCCCGCCTGTGTGAACAGAACCACCCCCTGACCCACCCCTGCGAACAGCTCATGGAGACCACCAGCACTTTCCTGCAATCTGCGCAGCATGCGGGTCAGGTGCGTCAGGAAGTGCAGGGCCGTGATCTGTTCCTGGCCACGGCAGCCATCGCCTGGATTCGGGGAAATGGCTCCACCGATCCCCTGGCCGTCATGGGACTGCGCAGCCTCATCGAACACGGGTACCACCCACAAGAGGCGACCCCCCAGAACTGA
- a CDS encoding MDR family MFS transporter yields MSAAPQTLTGQDRRNQGVILVLLIATFVVVLNETIMNVALPTLISEFKVSASVAQWLATGFMLTMAVVIPITGFVIQRLTSRSVYFIAMGTFSLGTLLAGLAPSFEVLLLARVVQAIGTALMIPLLFTTILTVVPAERRGATMGFISIVISVAPALGPTISGLILQAMSWRYMFIFVLPFAVAALLYGIRTLVNVGETRHQTLDLISLPLSAVGFGGLVYALSRLGESPAGFSDPWVSVPLLLSGVSLVLFVVRQRTLERQDRPLLDLRALQYPIYTLGLLLMVMLSIAFFGGAILLPIYVQEVRGLSTLQTGLLVLPGGVLMGVLAPAIGRLYDRIGPAWLATPGAVLLAFSLWCFSRITPEVSVPVLLGLHILMSIGLAFLFTPVFTAGMSPLPARLYAHGSAILNTLQQVAGAAGTALLITIMSSETHRVLTSGTVLHLAQAAGVRQAFAAATTIALVVLLLSPFMRRAPAVKEAEHGQAPVPSGD; encoded by the coding sequence ATGAGCGCTGCACCCCAGACCCTGACCGGGCAAGACCGGCGCAACCAGGGGGTGATCCTGGTGCTCCTGATCGCCACCTTTGTGGTGGTGCTCAACGAGACCATCATGAACGTGGCCCTGCCCACCCTGATCAGCGAATTCAAGGTCAGCGCCAGTGTGGCCCAGTGGCTGGCCACCGGCTTCATGCTGACCATGGCCGTGGTCATCCCCATCACCGGGTTTGTGATCCAGCGCCTCACCTCCCGCAGCGTGTATTTCATTGCCATGGGCACCTTCAGCCTGGGCACCCTGCTGGCCGGCCTTGCCCCCAGTTTTGAAGTGCTGCTGCTGGCCCGGGTGGTGCAGGCCATCGGCACCGCCCTGATGATTCCACTGCTCTTCACCACCATCCTCACCGTGGTTCCTGCCGAGCGCCGTGGGGCCACCATGGGCTTCATCAGCATCGTGATCTCGGTGGCCCCCGCACTGGGACCCACCATCAGCGGACTGATTTTGCAAGCCATGTCCTGGCGGTACATGTTCATCTTCGTGCTGCCCTTCGCCGTTGCCGCCCTGCTCTACGGCATCAGGACCCTGGTGAATGTGGGAGAGACCCGCCACCAGACCCTGGACCTCATTTCCCTTCCCCTTTCTGCGGTGGGTTTTGGTGGACTGGTGTACGCCCTCAGCCGCCTGGGGGAGTCCCCTGCGGGCTTCAGTGACCCCTGGGTCTCGGTACCCCTGCTGCTCAGTGGGGTCAGCCTGGTGCTGTTCGTGGTGCGGCAACGCACCCTGGAACGCCAGGACCGCCCCCTGCTGGACTTGCGTGCCCTGCAATACCCGATTTACACCCTGGGGCTGCTGCTGATGGTGATGCTGTCCATTGCCTTTTTTGGCGGAGCCATCCTGCTGCCGATCTACGTGCAGGAGGTCCGTGGGCTGAGCACCCTGCAAACCGGCCTGCTGGTCCTGCCCGGAGGGGTCCTGATGGGCGTGCTTGCCCCCGCCATTGGCCGCCTGTACGACCGCATCGGTCCAGCCTGGCTGGCCACCCCCGGAGCCGTGCTGCTGGCCTTTTCCCTGTGGTGCTTCAGCCGCATCACCCCCGAGGTCAGCGTGCCTGTCCTGCTGGGGCTGCACATCCTGATGAGCATCGGGCTGGCGTTTCTGTTCACCCCGGTGTTCACCGCTGGAATGAGCCCGCTGCCCGCAAGGCTGTATGCCCACGGCAGCGCCATCCTCAACACCCTGCAACAGGTGGCGGGAGCAGCAGGCACGGCGCTGCTCATCACCATCATGAGCAGTGAAACCCACCGGGTCCTGACCAGCGGGACGGTCCTGCACCTGGCGCAGGCCGCAGGGGTGCGGCAGGCCTTTGCTGCTGCGACAACCATTGCACTGGTGGTTTTGTTGCTCTCCCCTTTCATGCGTCGCGCCCCGGCAGTCAAAGAGGCAGAACACGGCCAGGCACCTGTTCCCAGCGGGGATTGA
- a CDS encoding recombinase family protein yields MKKNVLVGYARVSTDKQNLDLQMDALTEEGCFRIFKDVMSGSKADRPGFAEALNYLREGDTLVVWKLDRLGRSLKNLIETVHLLQSRGIHLLILKERIDTSTANGKLFLHIFGALAEFERDIIRERTKAGLEAARTRNRVGGRPPKLKKNQEEILLRLHDDPANRPRAIWEGLGISRATYYRTLKKNAKKNE; encoded by the coding sequence ATGAAGAAGAACGTCCTTGTGGGATACGCCCGGGTGTCCACTGACAAGCAAAACCTGGATCTGCAGATGGATGCACTGACCGAAGAAGGTTGCTTTCGGATCTTCAAGGACGTGATGTCTGGCTCCAAGGCAGACCGTCCAGGATTTGCCGAGGCCCTGAACTACCTGCGGGAGGGAGACACCCTGGTGGTATGGAAATTGGACCGCCTGGGTCGGAGCCTGAAAAACCTGATTGAGACGGTACACCTGCTGCAATCCAGGGGAATTCACCTGTTGATCCTCAAGGAACGAATTGACACCTCGACAGCGAATGGGAAGTTGTTCCTGCACATTTTTGGTGCCCTGGCCGAGTTCGAGAGGGACATCATTCGAGAGCGCACCAAGGCTGGTCTGGAAGCAGCCAGAACCAGGAACCGGGTGGGTGGGCGACCACCGAAGCTGAAGAAAAACCAGGAGGAGATCCTGTTGCGGCTGCATGATGACCCGGCGAACAGGCCCAGAGCGATCTGGGAAGGGCTGGGGATTTCTCGGGCAACCTATTACCGCACCTTGAAGAAAAACGCCAAGAAAAATGAGTAA
- a CDS encoding DEAD/DEAH box helicase, which translates to MIPVPGSLIKHPSRPERRAKVLEVVQHPTPRAKVQWDDQMVSHLPVQELRSGLMVGAEVTVYRMNLSDRLGEGKIITQRVFAGMEQVLVHLYQTNDTHWFPWQCIRVNTSPYTLLARGRLPRGHHPERFRLQQLAHLIQHWQHNTGALSQLDIDPLPHQVSLVHRILTSGSLNWLIADDVGLGKTISVGLLITALQSRGLRRFLIVVPAGLTRQWQEEMSSKFNLRDFQIYGQDFFIQDPRHWHGKNQVIVSLDRAKQENHLETLLAADDWDYVIFDEAHRLTRSQYGNSFVASERYELARHLRNRSRNVLLLTGTPHQGKMDRFRALLELLRPGEAWRRQLDRVQIQPEVLRDVIIRNRKSEVTDKDGKLLFKHKSTHRVDVPLSEMEKVFDRQLRLYLKNGYARSRELGHKGLAIGFVMTVYRKLASSSFEAITSALERRLQKLNHEDEARNPTLVEDERYVEQEEQAASQTDSIPFFVGEEHLLKDLIELGRRLVPTDSKKQTLMEHVLPQVLKQSPHEKLLIFTEYRSTQEDIRKALEKEHPGKVRLLNGSMSLEERRQVIEGFDSEAQFLISTEAGGEGLNLQRNCHIMVNYDLPWNPMRLVQRVGRLYRYGQNRNVVVFNLQSADTLDSEILSTMYERLSQVTADLCKVSGDYGDGLQDEILGQLASALQVEELLTQAAHATREQTRSQLEEALSFARDAAARQQELLSHASGFSQEWMKDQLQVTPDHLQNFLEGMVKVTGIEVVARLHKGEVWEIKLPEQVRRDTGIRHNLKVTFNRNLALRSRETTHLDMSHPLLRYLLGVALGVEFSEPVSTLHGQGVLVGAVLVWQNDQGMILREEYVLMHFDGSRWQVNPPEVLVSLLETEPPCHDKTVPLPREPLAAALEQVLVHKAKNRTIPVDARVVGVAWLQPAVQAGQG; encoded by the coding sequence GTGATTCCCGTCCCTGGATCCCTGATCAAACACCCCAGTCGACCCGAACGCCGGGCCAAAGTGCTCGAAGTGGTGCAGCACCCCACACCCAGGGCCAAAGTGCAGTGGGACGACCAGATGGTGAGCCACCTGCCGGTGCAGGAACTTCGCAGTGGCCTGATGGTGGGAGCGGAGGTGACGGTTTACCGCATGAACCTCTCAGATCGGCTGGGTGAGGGCAAAATCATCACCCAGCGGGTCTTCGCAGGAATGGAGCAGGTGCTGGTCCACCTTTATCAGACCAACGACACCCACTGGTTTCCCTGGCAGTGCATCCGGGTGAACACCTCCCCTTACACCCTGCTGGCCAGAGGTCGACTCCCCAGAGGGCATCACCCGGAGCGTTTCCGTCTGCAGCAACTGGCCCACCTGATCCAGCACTGGCAGCACAACACCGGGGCCCTGAGCCAACTGGACATCGACCCCTTGCCCCACCAGGTGTCCCTGGTTCACCGCATTCTCACCTCGGGGAGCCTCAACTGGCTGATTGCCGACGATGTGGGGCTGGGGAAAACCATCTCGGTGGGCCTCCTGATCACCGCCCTGCAATCGAGGGGCCTCAGGCGCTTTCTGATTGTGGTGCCCGCTGGACTGACCCGGCAGTGGCAGGAGGAAATGAGCTCCAAATTCAATCTCAGGGACTTCCAGATTTACGGGCAGGACTTTTTCATTCAGGACCCCCGGCACTGGCATGGCAAAAACCAGGTGATTGTCTCCCTGGACCGGGCCAAGCAGGAAAACCACCTGGAGACCCTGCTGGCCGCCGACGACTGGGATTACGTGATTTTTGATGAGGCCCACCGTCTGACCCGCTCCCAGTACGGCAACAGTTTTGTGGCCTCCGAACGCTACGAGCTGGCCCGGCACCTCCGCAACCGCAGCCGCAACGTGCTCCTCCTCACCGGGACCCCCCACCAGGGCAAGATGGACCGTTTTCGTGCCCTGCTCGAGCTCTTGCGGCCCGGTGAGGCCTGGCGCAGGCAGCTGGACCGGGTGCAGATCCAGCCGGAAGTGCTCCGGGATGTGATCATCCGAAACCGCAAGTCGGAAGTCACCGACAAGGACGGCAAGCTGCTCTTCAAACACAAGTCCACCCACCGGGTGGATGTGCCCCTCTCTGAAATGGAAAAGGTTTTTGACCGGCAACTCAGGCTGTACCTGAAAAACGGTTATGCCCGCAGCCGTGAACTGGGCCACAAGGGTCTGGCCATCGGTTTTGTGATGACCGTGTACCGCAAGCTGGCCTCCAGCAGCTTTGAAGCGATCACTTCCGCCCTTGAAAGGCGACTGCAGAAACTGAACCATGAGGATGAAGCCAGGAACCCCACCCTGGTTGAAGATGAGCGTTATGTGGAGCAAGAGGAACAGGCGGCCTCCCAGACCGACAGCATCCCGTTTTTTGTGGGAGAGGAACATTTGCTCAAGGACCTGATTGAGCTGGGCCGGAGGCTGGTCCCGACCGACAGCAAAAAACAGACCCTGATGGAGCATGTTCTGCCGCAGGTTTTGAAACAAAGCCCTCACGAGAAGCTGCTGATTTTCACGGAGTACCGGTCCACCCAGGAAGACATCCGCAAAGCCCTGGAAAAAGAGCACCCGGGCAAGGTGCGGTTGTTGAACGGTTCGATGTCCCTTGAGGAGCGCAGGCAGGTCATTGAGGGTTTCGATTCCGAAGCCCAGTTTTTGATTTCCACCGAGGCTGGAGGAGAGGGCCTGAACCTGCAAAGAAACTGCCACATCATGGTCAATTACGATCTGCCGTGGAATCCCATGCGGCTGGTGCAGCGGGTGGGTCGCCTGTACCGCTACGGGCAGAACCGGAATGTGGTGGTGTTCAACTTGCAGTCTGCAGACACCCTGGACAGCGAGATCCTTTCCACCATGTACGAGCGCCTCAGTCAGGTGACTGCGGACCTCTGCAAGGTCAGTGGGGATTACGGGGACGGTCTGCAAGATGAAATTCTCGGTCAACTGGCTTCGGCTTTGCAGGTGGAGGAACTGCTCACCCAGGCTGCACACGCCACCCGCGAGCAGACCCGCAGCCAGCTGGAAGAGGCCCTGTCTTTTGCCCGTGATGCCGCAGCCAGACAGCAAGAACTGCTCAGTCACGCTTCTGGTTTCAGCCAGGAGTGGATGAAAGACCAGTTGCAGGTGACCCCGGATCACCTGCAGAACTTCCTGGAGGGCATGGTCAAAGTCACCGGAATTGAAGTGGTCGCGCGTCTCCACAAGGGTGAAGTGTGGGAAATCAAACTTCCTGAGCAGGTGCGCAGGGACACCGGCATCCGTCACAACCTGAAGGTCACCTTCAACCGCAACCTTGCTTTGCGTTCCAGAGAAACCACCCACCTGGACATGAGTCACCCCCTGCTCAGGTACCTGCTGGGGGTGGCCCTGGGGGTGGAGTTTTCCGAGCCCGTGTCCACCTTGCACGGCCAGGGGGTGTTGGTGGGGGCTGTTCTGGTGTGGCAGAACGATCAGGGCATGATCCTCAGGGAAGAGTACGTGCTGATGCACTTTGATGGGAGCAGGTGGCAGGTCAATCCACCGGAGGTGCTGGTAAGCCTCCTCGAGACTGAACCACCCTGTCATGACAAAACCGTGCCTCTGCCCAGGGAGCCCCTGGCAGCTGCACTGGAGCAGGTGCTCGTTCACAAAGCCAAAAACCGAACCATTCCGGTGGACGCCAGGGTGGTGGGGGTGGCGTGGCTGCAACCTGCTGTGCAAGCTGGTCAGGGTTGA
- a CDS encoding ATP-binding protein: MAFTRLGLSIARWIVEKHGGKVSLTSVLGGGTTVTVELPVFTLEEQDA, from the coding sequence TTGGCATTCACCCGGCTGGGCCTGTCGATTGCCCGCTGGATTGTGGAGAAACACGGCGGCAAAGTGTCCCTCACCAGCGTGCTGGGTGGGGGAACCACGGTGACGGTGGAGCTTCCCGTGTTCACCCTGGAAGAACAGGACGCCTGA